The Chryseobacterium geocarposphaerae genome window below encodes:
- the serC gene encoding 3-phosphoserine/phosphohydroxythreonine transaminase translates to MSKKHNFSAGPCILPQEVFEKSAQAILDFNGIGLSLLEISHRSKDFVAVMDEARAIVKRLMNLGDDYEVLYLGGGASLQFAMVPYNLMKVGGKAAYLDTGTWAAGAIKEAKKVGTVDIVGSSKEENYSFIPKDYTVGSEYDYFHCTSNNTIYGTQMKTFPEVDTLMVCDMSSDIFSRQLDFSKFDLIYAGAQKNMGPAGVTLVVVKKEILGKTGRENMFSILDYSQHIAKESMYNTPPVFPVYASLLTLQHLENNGGIAAAEARNEAKAKLLYDEIDSNPLFETFCVKEDRSLMNVSFKITDESKKEEFDNVWKAAGISGLNGHRSLGGYRASLYNALPIESVQVLVDVMKSIK, encoded by the coding sequence ATGAGCAAAAAGCACAACTTTAGCGCAGGACCATGTATCTTACCTCAAGAGGTTTTCGAAAAATCCGCACAGGCAATTTTAGATTTCAACGGAATCGGATTATCGCTTCTTGAAATTTCGCACAGAAGCAAAGATTTTGTTGCGGTAATGGACGAAGCACGTGCCATCGTAAAAAGACTGATGAATTTAGGAGATGATTACGAAGTTTTATATTTAGGAGGAGGAGCAAGTCTTCAATTTGCCATGGTACCTTACAATTTGATGAAAGTTGGCGGAAAAGCGGCTTATCTGGATACGGGAACTTGGGCTGCAGGAGCTATTAAAGAAGCTAAAAAAGTTGGAACAGTAGACATCGTAGGTTCTTCAAAAGAAGAAAACTACTCTTTTATTCCGAAAGATTATACGGTAGGTTCAGAATACGATTATTTCCACTGTACTTCAAACAACACCATCTACGGAACCCAGATGAAGACTTTCCCGGAAGTTGACACTTTAATGGTTTGCGACATGAGCTCAGATATTTTCTCAAGACAACTGGATTTCTCTAAATTTGATCTGATCTATGCCGGAGCTCAGAAAAATATGGGACCTGCAGGAGTAACTTTGGTAGTGGTAAAAAAAGAAATTTTAGGTAAAACAGGAAGAGAAAACATGTTCTCAATCCTTGATTACTCTCAACATATTGCTAAAGAATCAATGTATAATACTCCACCGGTTTTCCCTGTATATGCCTCTCTGCTTACTTTACAGCATTTGGAGAATAACGGAGGAATTGCTGCTGCTGAAGCAAGAAATGAAGCAAAAGCAAAACTTTTGTATGATGAAATTGACAGTAATCCCTTATTTGAAACGTTCTGTGTAAAAGAAGATCGTTCATTAATGAATGTTTCTTTCAAAATTACAGACGAAAGCAAAAAAGAAGAATTTGACAATGTCTGGAAAGCTGCAGGAATCAGCGGATTGAATGGGCACAGAAGTTTGGGAGGTTACAGAGCAAGTTTATATAATGCGTTACCTATTGAAAGTGTGCAGGTTTTAGTAGATGTAATGAAATCTATTAAATAA
- a CDS encoding DUF6952 family protein → MKLPIIRQFYQNQTPENLEKTLEVLESFCEFRGTSEEDLNVAGELITNICGALEVHANVQNGMSEKDALNSFAQKVLGSIDK, encoded by the coding sequence ATGAAGTTACCTATAATCAGACAATTTTATCAAAACCAGACTCCTGAAAACCTTGAAAAGACATTAGAAGTTTTGGAAAGTTTCTGCGAGTTCAGAGGAACAAGTGAAGAAGATTTAAACGTTGCAGGAGAATTAATTACCAATATCTGCGGAGCTTTGGAAGTTCATGCCAACGTACAAAACGGAATGAGTGAAAAGGACGCTTTAAACTCATTTGCACAAAAGGTTTTAGGATCTATTGACAAGTAA
- a CDS encoding pyridoxal phosphate-dependent aminotransferase, producing the protein MNKLSDRVNRLGYSQTFVMSNKAREMKANGINVISLTLGEPDFDVPDNIKQAAFDAINENYSHYSPVPGFLELREAIAHKLKRDNNLEYKPTQICVSNGAKQSIINVLAALINDGDEVILPNPYWVSYDEMVKMMGGNSVMLPTSYVTDFKITAEQLEEAITDKTKAILFSSPCNPSGGYYTYDELKSLAKVIAKYPHVTVISDEIYEYINYETTTTSIAQFPEVYEQTAVINGMSKAFAMTGWRIGYSACPEWLAKACEKVQGQMTSGANTVAQRASITALKTDPSEYKYMIDAFKTRRDLVYDLMKEIPGFKVLLPKAAFYFFPDISHYIGKTLNGTEIKDSDDFAMFILENAHVGCVGGVSFGSPECIRFSYAASEEELREAMKRIKNLLDQFS; encoded by the coding sequence ATGAACAAACTTTCAGATAGAGTAAATAGACTAGGTTACTCACAGACTTTCGTAATGTCTAACAAGGCCAGAGAAATGAAAGCCAACGGTATCAACGTTATCAGTTTAACATTAGGAGAACCGGATTTTGATGTTCCCGACAATATAAAGCAAGCTGCATTTGATGCTATCAACGAAAACTATAGCCATTACTCTCCTGTTCCAGGATTCTTAGAACTTCGTGAAGCAATTGCCCACAAACTTAAAAGAGACAATAATTTAGAATATAAACCTACACAGATCTGTGTTTCCAATGGTGCAAAACAGTCAATTATCAATGTGTTGGCAGCACTTATTAATGACGGAGACGAAGTTATACTGCCTAATCCGTATTGGGTAAGCTATGATGAAATGGTAAAAATGATGGGAGGAAATTCCGTAATGCTTCCGACATCTTATGTTACCGACTTTAAAATTACAGCTGAACAGCTTGAAGAAGCCATTACAGATAAAACAAAAGCAATTTTATTCAGTTCACCTTGTAATCCTTCCGGTGGATATTACACATACGATGAACTGAAATCCTTGGCAAAAGTGATTGCCAAATATCCTCACGTTACGGTTATTTCTGATGAAATCTACGAATACATCAACTACGAAACCACCACTACTTCTATCGCACAGTTTCCTGAAGTATACGAACAAACTGCTGTTATCAACGGAATGTCTAAAGCTTTTGCAATGACAGGCTGGAGAATCGGTTATTCTGCATGTCCGGAATGGCTGGCTAAAGCCTGTGAAAAAGTACAGGGACAAATGACGAGCGGTGCCAACACAGTGGCTCAAAGAGCTTCCATTACTGCTTTAAAAACAGATCCTTCTGAATATAAATACATGATTGATGCTTTCAAAACAAGAAGAGATCTTGTGTATGATTTAATGAAAGAAATCCCAGGGTTTAAAGTTTTGTTACCTAAAGCAGCCTTCTATTTCTTCCCGGATATTTCTCATTATATCGGAAAAACATTAAACGGTACTGAAATCAAGGATTCTGACGATTTCGCCATGTTCATTTTAGAAAATGCTCACGTAGGATGTGTAGGCGGAGTTTCTTTCGGAAGCCCGGAATGTATCCGATTTTCCTATGCAGCTTCAGAAGAAGAACTGAGAGAAGCCATGAAACGTATTAAAAACTTATTAGACCAATTCAGTTAA
- a CDS encoding acyl-CoA reductase, with the protein MNIENQVLGLIRLSGYLKEFLLKKTEDYNDNDVDFELLLKKSEIENPWFTIENHKFALQQWADLLTEDHIKNWLKEYTPSKIQKRVGLILAGNIPLVGLHDVISVVLSNHIPVIKLSSKDRYMIPFLLKKWNEFSEGNVQFEFVEKLENFDAVIATGSNNTARYLEYYFKDRLNIIRKNRTSIAVLKGDETDEELQLLAKDIFQYFGLGCRNVTRLFIPQDFVIDRLFENFLGFQDIINHNKYANNYDYNRAIYLLNQEKFWDNNFVMLKEDDKLFSPLSVINFSRYSSLEDVKKFIVENEENIQCIVAKDELGLDSIQLGEAQNPGLNTYADNVDTMKFLEVI; encoded by the coding sequence ATGAATATTGAAAATCAAGTTTTAGGACTTATTAGACTTAGCGGATATCTTAAGGAGTTTTTGTTAAAGAAAACGGAAGATTATAATGATAATGATGTGGATTTTGAATTATTATTAAAAAAGTCCGAAATTGAAAACCCATGGTTCACGATTGAAAATCATAAATTTGCTCTGCAGCAATGGGCCGATTTATTGACAGAAGATCATATAAAGAATTGGCTGAAGGAATACACTCCTTCTAAAATCCAAAAAAGAGTGGGGTTGATTTTGGCAGGAAACATTCCTTTGGTTGGACTTCATGATGTGATTTCTGTTGTGCTGAGCAATCATATTCCTGTCATTAAGCTGTCCTCAAAAGACAGATACATGATTCCGTTTCTCCTTAAAAAATGGAATGAGTTTTCGGAAGGGAATGTTCAGTTTGAGTTTGTTGAAAAACTGGAAAATTTTGATGCGGTAATCGCGACAGGAAGCAATAATACGGCAAGATATCTTGAATATTATTTTAAAGACCGGTTGAATATCATCCGAAAAAACAGAACTTCAATCGCGGTATTGAAAGGTGATGAAACAGATGAGGAATTACAATTGCTGGCAAAGGATATTTTTCAGTATTTCGGACTGGGATGCAGAAATGTGACCCGATTATTTATTCCGCAGGATTTTGTAATCGATCGTCTGTTTGAAAACTTTTTAGGGTTTCAGGATATCATTAATCATAATAAATATGCAAACAATTATGATTATAACAGGGCTATTTATCTTTTAAATCAGGAAAAATTCTGGGATAACAATTTTGTGATGCTGAAAGAAGACGATAAGTTATTCAGTCCGCTTTCTGTAATTAATTTCAGCAGGTATTCCTCTTTAGAAGATGTAAAAAAGTTTATTGTAGAAAATGAAGAAAACATTCAGTGTATAGTGGCAAAAGATGAATTAGGACTGGATTCTATCCAATTAGGAGAGGCTCAAAATCCGGGATTAAATACTTATGCTGACAATGTAGATACAATGAAATTCTTAGAAGTTATTTAA
- a CDS encoding M16 family metallopeptidase, whose protein sequence is MNFFKKISIVTSIAAASFVGYAYGQDFQWKEATSNGYTYKYVTNDPTAARYYKLKNGLTVILSPTNKDPRIQTYIATKAGSKTDPADHTGLAHYLEHMLFKGTDKFGSKDWAKEKPILDQIDALYEKYNSTKDENKRKEIYKEIDKVSGEAAKFAIANEYDKMMAGMGADGTNAFTSFEQTVYTEDIPSNVVDKFLTVQSERFRQPILRLFHTELEAVYEEKNRSLDDDGDKVYDMMFASLFPNNNYGKQTTIGTIEHLKNPSLKAIREYFNTYYVPNNMGIIMSGDFNPDEVIAKIDKAFSYMKPKSIPEYKIGQEKPITSPIVKEVVGPNPENVMLGFRFPGATTKDARLLNLVGNMLTNGQAGLIDLDLVKKQKLLAAYAFPYVLKDYSVLLLQGRPTEGQSLDEVRNLLLQEIDKLRKGEFSDDLIESIVNNEKKNIIQKDEKYSSRASILMDEFTSDIDHKVSLEYVDEISKLTKKDIMDFAAKYLQANNYVAIYKRKGEDKSIVKVDKPTITPVSVNREDQSPFLKKIDEMPENAIAPVWLNYDKDITKNKLGNIDVLSVKNTDNALFRLYYHFDSGKWNNKILPLAAEYLQYLGTKNKSSETISKEFYKLASSFNVSAGNEETYVTLEGLNENFDKTASLFEDLIKNCQADQAALDAYKIRLKKARANAKQNKGTIMAGLRSYAQYGAQNPFNNVLSDAELDALKAEDLIKVLHDLFNYKHKVLYYGPKSGDDLVASLKPIHTLPKDLKELTKTKTFVQVPTDKNKVLFAHYDMVQSEIFWVRNADQYSAAETPTVNLFNNYFGGGMGSIVFQTIRESKALAYSTYSYFASPSKKEDKNMVLAYVGTQADKFNESTTAMNELLTTLPKSEQLFETAKSGLKKSIASERITQDGIIFSYLRAQKLGNSTDVRKNVYEQAPKLSFTDINSFHDKEMKGKNYTYCIVASQDKVNEADMKKLGELKKLSLTEIFGY, encoded by the coding sequence ATGAACTTTTTCAAAAAAATCAGTATTGTAACCAGCATTGCTGCAGCAAGTTTCGTTGGTTATGCTTACGGACAGGATTTCCAGTGGAAAGAAGCTACATCAAACGGATACACCTACAAATATGTAACGAATGATCCTACTGCAGCCAGATATTATAAATTGAAAAACGGACTTACCGTTATTCTGAGCCCCACCAACAAAGATCCCAGAATACAAACCTATATCGCTACAAAGGCAGGAAGTAAAACAGACCCTGCTGATCATACAGGTCTTGCCCATTATTTAGAGCATATGCTTTTCAAAGGGACCGATAAGTTCGGTTCGAAAGACTGGGCAAAAGAAAAGCCAATTCTGGACCAGATTGATGCGCTTTACGAAAAGTACAATTCTACAAAAGACGAAAATAAGAGAAAAGAAATCTATAAAGAAATAGACAAGGTTTCCGGAGAGGCCGCAAAGTTTGCCATTGCCAATGAGTATGACAAAATGATGGCCGGAATGGGAGCTGACGGAACGAATGCTTTTACTTCTTTTGAACAAACCGTTTATACAGAAGATATTCCCTCAAATGTTGTAGACAAGTTTCTTACGGTACAGTCAGAAAGATTCAGACAGCCTATCTTAAGGCTTTTTCATACTGAATTAGAAGCTGTATATGAAGAAAAAAACAGATCTCTGGATGATGACGGAGACAAGGTATATGATATGATGTTTGCAAGCCTTTTCCCGAATAACAACTATGGAAAGCAGACCACCATCGGAACTATAGAACATCTTAAAAATCCTTCTCTTAAAGCTATCCGAGAATATTTCAACACCTATTATGTTCCCAACAATATGGGAATCATCATGTCCGGAGATTTCAATCCGGATGAAGTGATTGCTAAAATTGATAAAGCTTTTTCTTATATGAAGCCCAAATCGATTCCTGAATATAAAATCGGACAGGAAAAACCGATCACCTCTCCTATTGTAAAAGAAGTAGTGGGTCCTAATCCTGAAAACGTAATGCTTGGTTTCAGATTTCCGGGAGCAACAACTAAAGACGCAAGACTGCTTAATTTAGTTGGTAATATGCTTACTAACGGGCAAGCCGGTTTAATTGATTTAGATCTGGTAAAAAAGCAAAAACTATTGGCTGCGTATGCTTTCCCGTATGTATTGAAAGACTACTCTGTACTTTTACTACAGGGAAGACCTACAGAAGGGCAATCTTTAGATGAAGTGAGAAATCTTTTGCTTCAGGAGATCGATAAATTAAGAAAAGGAGAATTTTCAGACGATCTTATTGAGTCCATTGTCAATAATGAGAAGAAAAATATTATTCAGAAGGATGAAAAGTATTCTTCCAGAGCTAGTATTTTAATGGATGAGTTTACTTCCGATATTGATCATAAAGTATCTTTGGAATATGTAGACGAGATCTCTAAGCTTACAAAAAAAGACATTATGGATTTTGCCGCAAAATACCTGCAGGCAAACAATTATGTTGCTATTTATAAAAGAAAAGGGGAAGACAAAAGTATCGTAAAAGTTGACAAACCCACTATTACACCGGTTTCTGTAAACAGAGAAGACCAGTCGCCTTTCTTAAAGAAGATTGATGAAATGCCGGAAAATGCAATTGCTCCGGTATGGCTGAATTATGATAAAGATATCACCAAAAACAAATTAGGAAATATTGATGTACTATCTGTAAAAAACACAGATAACGCTTTATTCAGATTATATTATCATTTTGATTCAGGAAAGTGGAACAATAAAATACTTCCGTTAGCTGCAGAATATCTTCAGTATTTAGGAACAAAAAATAAATCTTCAGAAACCATAAGCAAAGAGTTTTATAAATTGGCGTCAAGCTTCAATGTAAGCGCCGGTAATGAGGAGACTTATGTTACCCTGGAAGGACTTAATGAAAATTTCGATAAAACAGCTAGTCTTTTTGAAGATCTTATTAAAAACTGCCAGGCTGATCAGGCTGCTTTAGACGCGTACAAGATCAGGCTGAAAAAGGCAAGAGCCAATGCAAAGCAAAATAAAGGAACCATTATGGCAGGCTTAAGAAGCTATGCACAATATGGAGCCCAGAACCCTTTCAATAATGTATTAAGTGATGCAGAATTGGATGCTTTGAAAGCTGAAGACCTTATTAAGGTTCTTCATGATTTATTTAATTATAAGCATAAGGTATTGTACTACGGTCCGAAATCAGGGGATGATCTTGTAGCCTCTTTAAAGCCTATCCATACCCTTCCTAAAGATCTTAAGGAACTGACAAAAACAAAAACATTTGTACAGGTTCCTACAGATAAGAACAAAGTTTTGTTTGCACATTATGATATGGTACAATCTGAAATTTTCTGGGTAAGAAATGCAGATCAGTACAGTGCTGCTGAAACTCCAACCGTTAATTTATTCAATAATTACTTTGGTGGCGGAATGGGATCCATTGTTTTCCAAACCATTAGAGAATCTAAAGCTCTTGCTTATTCTACCTATTCTTATTTTGCTTCACCAAGTAAGAAAGAAGATAAAAATATGGTTTTAGCGTATGTAGGAACTCAGGCTGATAAATTCAACGAATCTACCACAGCAATGAATGAACTTTTAACAACGCTTCCAAAATCTGAGCAGTTATTTGAAACAGCAAAAAGCGGATTGAAAAAATCTATTGCTTCCGAAAGAATTACTCAGGATGGGATTATTTTCTCTTACCTGAGAGCTCAAAAGCTTGGAAACAGTACAGACGTCAGAAAAAATGTATATGAACAAGCTCCAAAACTTTCTTTTACGGACATTAACAGCTTCCATGACAAGGAAATGAAAGGCAAAAATTACACCTATTGTATCGTGGCCTCTCAGGACAAAGTAAACGAAGCGGATATGAAGAAGTTAGGTGAACTGAAAAAGCTAAGTTTAACTGAAATATTTGGTTACTAA
- a CDS encoding GLPGLI family protein: MYKILFLLVTSLCSAQNYRFVYEYKMKPDRKIDSLVTDYMNLDSDGKRSYFYNAAKYERDSLYNVTKNSADLYNGKKYDQNLGYIIEKNYGQKNIKFYDKYKTANLLVLENEPQKWNIEKEFLKINNINCQKATTNYKGRVWEAWFSKEYPINDGPYKFTGLPGLIVSLKDSKGDHSFHLIQIKKNKTVFAFLPKNSKEMSWKDYRKALMIYTSNLADDIEAMSVDKIIGAMNIQFKDGYIAKFDLKELKKSSNQDDEIAKRLRRTNNPIEKE, encoded by the coding sequence ATGTATAAAATTTTATTCTTGCTCGTGACTTCTTTGTGTTCGGCCCAGAATTATCGTTTTGTGTATGAATATAAGATGAAACCTGATCGTAAAATAGATTCTCTTGTGACGGATTATATGAATCTGGATTCTGATGGGAAAAGATCTTATTTCTATAATGCTGCGAAATATGAAAGAGATTCCCTATACAATGTCACAAAAAACAGTGCAGATCTCTACAATGGTAAAAAATATGATCAGAACCTGGGATATATTATTGAGAAAAATTATGGTCAAAAAAACATAAAGTTTTATGATAAATATAAAACGGCCAACCTTTTAGTACTAGAGAATGAACCCCAGAAATGGAATATTGAAAAAGAATTTTTAAAAATTAACAATATCAATTGCCAAAAGGCAACAACAAACTACAAAGGAAGAGTTTGGGAAGCTTGGTTCAGCAAAGAATATCCCATCAACGACGGACCGTATAAATTTACAGGACTTCCTGGGCTGATTGTAAGTCTTAAAGACAGTAAAGGTGATCATAGTTTTCATTTAATACAGATTAAAAAAAATAAGACAGTTTTTGCCTTTCTTCCGAAGAATAGTAAAGAAATGAGTTGGAAAGACTACAGAAAAGCCTTAATGATCTATACATCTAATCTTGCCGATGATATAGAGGCTATGAGTGTTGACAAAATTATAGGAGCAATGAATATTCAGTTTAAAGATGGCTATATAGCGAAATTTGATCTTAAAGAATTGAAAAAAAGTAGTAACCAGGACGATGAAATTGCCAAAAGGCTTCGCAGAACTAATAACCCGATTGAAAAAGAGTAA
- the rsmG gene encoding 16S rRNA (guanine(527)-N(7))-methyltransferase RsmG, translated as MSTSLVLKYFPDLTETQIEQFSKLEALYNEWNEKINVISRKDMESLYEKHILHSLGIAKVMEFAPGTKVLDIGTGGGFPGIPLAILFPESEFTLIDSIGKKISVVNAVAEGAGLKNVTAIHGRAEKLKEKFHFVVSRAVTQMPEFLRWLKGKFEKEQFNAKHNGVLYLKGGDLAEELAGLRCEIFNLKNYFEEEFFDTKKVVYLSKGNFNS; from the coding sequence ATGTCTACATCGTTAGTATTAAAATATTTTCCTGATCTTACTGAAACACAGATTGAGCAATTTTCCAAATTGGAAGCGCTCTATAATGAGTGGAACGAAAAAATCAATGTAATTTCAAGAAAAGATATGGAATCATTATATGAAAAACATATTTTACACTCTTTAGGAATTGCCAAGGTGATGGAATTTGCTCCGGGTACAAAAGTATTGGATATAGGAACGGGAGGTGGTTTCCCGGGAATTCCCCTGGCAATATTATTTCCGGAATCAGAATTTACGCTGATTGATTCGATCGGAAAAAAAATAAGTGTTGTCAATGCAGTTGCGGAAGGGGCCGGATTGAAAAACGTGACCGCTATACATGGAAGAGCTGAAAAACTGAAAGAGAAATTCCATTTTGTAGTAAGCAGAGCGGTTACCCAAATGCCTGAGTTTTTAAGATGGCTAAAAGGAAAGTTTGAGAAAGAGCAGTTCAATGCAAAACATAATGGTGTTCTTTATTTAAAAGGTGGCGATCTTGCTGAAGAACTTGCCGGGTTGAGATGTGAGATATTTAATCTTAAAAATTATTTTGAAGAAGAGTTTTTTGACACAAAAAAAGTAGTCTATCTTTCAAAAGGTAATTTTAATTCATAA
- a CDS encoding thioredoxin family protein: protein MYTELTEDTLQNIVNDNEKVVVQYGATWCGNCRIMKPKFKKLASENDNIPFLYVDAEKLPESRKLAKVDNLPTFAIFRNGELVNQVQSNQAESLINLFNEL from the coding sequence ATGTATACAGAATTAACAGAAGATACGTTACAGAATATTGTAAATGATAATGAAAAAGTTGTTGTGCAGTACGGTGCTACTTGGTGCGGAAACTGTAGAATCATGAAGCCGAAATTCAAGAAACTGGCCTCTGAAAACGACAACATCCCTTTCCTGTATGTAGACGCTGAAAAATTACCGGAAAGCCGAAAATTAGCTAAAGTTGACAACTTACCTACTTTTGCCATTTTCAGAAACGGTGAATTGGTGAATCAGGTTCAGTCTAACCAGGCGGAAAGTTTAATTAACTTATTTAACGAATTGTAA
- a CDS encoding peptidylprolyl isomerase: protein MKKIVLVFAVFCIQLGFAQKVTSLKIENTEQKEKLIELSKNQLTSYNNNFLKFLAGLKSSDRKVTDGLLSAKAKEIVTDKVYKKLSEDIHFNKTLEIFKSGYKPMIDGSSYPMIQYKYSDDKSQVPTELVTVVFEESGKILGVKPFKK from the coding sequence ATGAAAAAAATAGTTCTTGTATTTGCTGTTTTCTGTATTCAGCTTGGGTTTGCACAAAAAGTGACCAGCCTGAAGATTGAAAATACCGAGCAAAAAGAAAAGCTTATAGAATTAAGTAAGAATCAGCTCACGTCTTATAATAATAATTTTTTAAAATTCTTGGCCGGCTTAAAATCATCGGATCGTAAAGTAACGGATGGTCTTTTGTCTGCTAAAGCTAAAGAAATTGTAACAGATAAGGTCTATAAAAAGCTTTCTGAAGACATTCATTTTAATAAAACACTGGAAATATTTAAATCAGGGTATAAACCTATGATTGACGGGAGTTCTTATCCTATGATTCAGTACAAATATTCAGATGATAAATCACAAGTTCCAACAGAATTGGTGACTGTAGTATTTGAAGAAAGTGGAAAGATTCTTGGAGTAAAACCTTTTAAGAAATAG
- a CDS encoding Bax inhibitor-1/YccA family protein produces the protein MMTDALVAHSSEIEQADFYKKTYLHVALSILAFIGVETVLLKVVPVELIAMMFGQKYTWLLIIGVFWLASVLANKWSLSQSRSTQYLGLGFYILLEAVIFLPILYIATGYSGGGTLIFQAAMLTIAMFAGLSLVAFTSKKDFSFLRNIIIIGGFISLGLIVAGAIFGFNLGLWFSVGMVVLASASILYETSKLKNVYTTGQYVGASLQLFASIMLLFWYILRILMSRRS, from the coding sequence ATGATGACAGATGCATTAGTCGCTCATTCTTCAGAGATAGAGCAAGCGGATTTTTACAAAAAAACTTACCTGCACGTTGCTTTATCCATTCTTGCATTTATTGGGGTGGAAACTGTATTGCTAAAGGTAGTTCCTGTGGAGCTTATCGCCATGATGTTCGGACAAAAGTACACTTGGTTATTGATTATCGGTGTTTTTTGGCTGGCTTCTGTTTTGGCTAATAAATGGTCTTTATCCCAAAGCAGATCAACCCAATATTTAGGGCTAGGATTTTATATTTTGCTTGAGGCTGTGATCTTTCTTCCCATTTTATATATTGCTACAGGGTATTCGGGAGGAGGAACATTAATATTTCAGGCAGCAATGCTTACTATCGCGATGTTTGCAGGATTATCTCTGGTAGCTTTTACTTCAAAAAAGGATTTTTCTTTTTTAAGAAATATCATTATTATCGGTGGTTTCATTTCATTGGGATTAATTGTTGCCGGAGCAATTTTCGGATTCAACCTAGGACTTTGGTTTTCTGTAGGAATGGTAGTTTTAGCTTCTGCAAGTATTTTGTATGAAACAAGTAAGCTGAAAAATGTATATACAACCGGTCAGTATGTAGGAGCTTCTTTACAGCTTTTTGCTTCCATTATGTTGCTGTTCTGGTATATTCTTAGAATTCTGATGAGTAGAAGAAGCTAG
- a CDS encoding 4Fe-4S binding protein: MAIKITDECINCGACEPECPNNAIYEGAVDWKASEGTELKGTVTLPSGLTVDADAPQEPVSDDVYFIVTDKCTECKGFHEEPQCAAVCPVDCCVPDEDHVESEEALLNKKAFLHGE, translated from the coding sequence ATGGCTATTAAAATAACTGATGAATGCATTAATTGCGGAGCCTGCGAACCAGAATGTCCAAATAATGCAATTTATGAAGGAGCAGTTGACTGGAAAGCTTCCGAAGGTACTGAACTGAAAGGTACTGTAACTTTACCATCAGGTCTTACAGTAGATGCGGATGCACCACAGGAACCTGTAAGTGATGATGTTTATTTCATTGTAACCGATAAGTGTACAGAATGTAAAGGCTTCCACGAAGAGCCACAGTGTGCAGCAGTTTGCCCTGTAGATTGCTGTGTTCCGGATGAGGATCATGTAGAATCTGAAGAAGCATTGCTTAATAAAAAAGCATTCTTACACGGTGAATAA
- a CDS encoding peroxiredoxin: MSLVGKKFPNVTVDAMSEMGDDLRINVFQEATENQQKVLLFWYPKDFTFVCPTELHAFQEALGEFEKRNTKVIGASCDTNEVHFAWLNVSKDNGGIEGVTYPLLADTHRQLANILGIVDQDFEYNEEGEEVFTGSNVTYRATYLIDETGKIFHESVNDMPLGRNVKEYLRLIDAYTHVQKHGEVCPANWEEGKEAMKADRTSTAEYLSKN; this comes from the coding sequence ATGTCTTTAGTAGGAAAAAAATTCCCGAATGTAACAGTAGACGCAATGTCTGAAATGGGTGATGATCTTAGAATCAATGTATTCCAGGAAGCTACAGAAAACCAACAAAAAGTTCTTTTGTTCTGGTATCCGAAAGATTTCACTTTCGTTTGCCCGACTGAGCTTCACGCTTTCCAGGAAGCTTTAGGAGAGTTCGAAAAAAGAAACACAAAGGTAATCGGTGCTTCTTGTGACACCAACGAAGTACACTTCGCTTGGCTGAACGTTTCAAAAGACAATGGAGGTATTGAAGGGGTTACTTACCCGCTTTTAGCTGATACTCACAGACAATTGGCAAACATTTTAGGAATTGTAGACCAGGATTTCGAATACAATGAAGAAGGTGAAGAAGTTTTCACTGGTTCTAACGTAACTTACAGAGCAACTTACCTTATCGACGAAACTGGAAAAATTTTCCACGAGTCTGTAAACGATATGCCTCTGGGAAGAAACGTAAAAGAATATTTAAGATTAATCGATGCTTATACTCATGTTCAGAAGCACGGTGAAGTTTGTCCTGCAAACTGGGAAGAAGGAAAAGAAGCGATGAAGGCTGACAGAACTTCTACAGCTGAGTATTTGTCTAAGAACTAA